The Humulus lupulus chromosome 4, drHumLupu1.1, whole genome shotgun sequence genome has a window encoding:
- the LOC133830507 gene encoding uncharacterized protein LOC133830507 gives MDTHHKSGTGWVTETAKKTWEELRAYHNTQQTQATDTKSFAPLSSAPKDDDLSLVQTIFGKRRGHQKGYGRILNIRDQTPFTIDHLQTRDEEMIEMRKRIRQLEEHIQTHCITLRSQCAPPPPDDPDVGAPSQ, from the exons ctcaccataaatcaggcacagggtgggtgacagaaaCAGCCAAAAaaacttgg gaggaattgcgtgcatatcacaacacacagcagacacaggcaactgatactAAGAGTTTCGCACCACTTTCGAGTGCGCCTAAAGATGACGacttatctttggtacaaactatcttcggaaaacgacgtggccaccagaaaggatatggacgtatccttaacataagggaccaaactccatttactattgatcatctacaaactagagatgaagagatgaTTGAGATGAGAAAGCGTATTCGACAATTAGAGGAGCACATccagactcattgtatcaccctgagatctcaatgtgccccaccaccacctgatgatcccgatgttggagcaccgagtcAGTAG